The nucleotide window CTGTCAGCCCGAAAGAACGTCCCGATGTTTCATGCCTGCACCACGCGGCCGCGCAGATCCGCTTTGTGTCACGCGGACTACCCGTCGATGAACCTTCAGCACCCGACGAGCCGAGCGTCGACTATTGGCTCGTCGAGTTCTGATGCCGCCACGTGCTGAAGTTCGTCAAGGCATCTGACGCAAAGACAACGCGCAACGACTGACTCACGCTGTGCGCCGCAATCGGCCCCATGCCAACGCCCAAGACCGCACGCACCGAGCCAGAGCCTCCGGGGTACCGAGGATTAAAGCGACTCGCTCAGAACTCAATGGTGGCAATGATGGTGTCACTGTAACTTCCCGGCGCAGGAGCGGTTTGCGCCGGCACCCTTCCGTACACGCTGAGACTTTGCGCCAGACCGGTCCCCGTGCCCGTAGCGCGACTCGTACCGGATGTTCCATCGCCCCATGGCGTCGTCAGGGCGCTGTCGAGATATAGCTGGTAACTCACCGCACTACCGCCCGTCTTCCTCATGGTCCTTGCGGCGACATTGCCACTGCTTCCGCCATTGAGCGATATGCGGTATGCACCTCCGTTGGTACAGCGCGCGGATACGGTACCCTTGGCGCTCAGGTTGCTGCGTAGCGATGCCGCCGTGCCGAAGCTGACGTTCGTCGCGGAGATCAGACAGTTGCTGACCACCGTTGCACTGGCCGTGAATGGAAACGTACCGTTCGATATGGTCAGCGTCCCGCACGTAGGGGCGATAAGCGCGTAGAAGGCGACATTGAGCGATGTCTGGTTGCCCTGAAAACCCTGGCTATAGACCGTATTGGCGCTCGCCTCGATGGGAATCGTTGGCTGATTTGCCGCTATGCGTCCGTAATAAGGGACCGTCACGCTCGCCGTGGTGCCCGTGGCGGGCTTGGTGAGAATGACCGGCATCGGATTACTTGCGTTGTAGACCGATCCCCAGATCAGGCTGCGCGCGGCGTCCTGGTAAAGATCGTAAGTCATGCCCCGACTGGCGTGCGTCAGCGAGCGCGGGCTCGTACCGCCACCCAGGTTGAGGCAGACGAGCGCGGAAGGTGTCAGCGTGATCGCCGACCACGTGCACTGAACGGTGACGGTTCCTGCCGCATCGACCGAAGCCCCTGAGACAGGACTGACATTGCCAAAGTCGATCGATGTCGCGGTGGCCGAGCAGGTTTCTGCGCGGACACTCTCACCGAACAACAACCAGGCCAGCGCAACGGAAAGGCACACCAACCACTTGGCGGCACAGCGACTCATGGCGAATGACACGTGAGGTGCTCCGCTGATTGCGTGCCCGGCCCATTCAGCGGGGACGCATCGAACCGAACGATGCAGTGGCGCCCCGGCCCTTCGACAATCAGCCGATTCGAAGCATGCACGTCTTCCACGTAGGTCGCTCCGTCGTATCCGGTCACCGTCTCCGCGCCACTCTC belongs to Dyella terrae and includes:
- a CDS encoding Csu type fimbrial protein; this translates as MSRCAAKWLVCLSVALAWLLFGESVRAETCSATATSIDFGNVSPVSGASVDAAGTVTVQCTWSAITLTPSALVCLNLGGGTSPRSLTHASRGMTYDLYQDAARSLIWGSVYNASNPMPVILTKPATGTTASVTVPYYGRIAANQPTIPIEASANTVYSQGFQGNQTSLNVAFYALIAPTCGTLTISNGTFPFTASATVVSNCLISATNVSFGTAASLRSNLSAKGTVSARCTNGGAYRISLNGGSSGNVAARTMRKTGGSAVSYQLYLDSALTTPWGDGTSGTSRATGTGTGLAQSLSVYGRVPAQTAPAPGSYSDTIIATIEF